The proteins below are encoded in one region of Oncorhynchus clarkii lewisi isolate Uvic-CL-2024 chromosome 33, UVic_Ocla_1.0, whole genome shotgun sequence:
- the LOC139392660 gene encoding kinesin-like protein KIF21A isoform X1: MSGQDESSVRVALRIRPQLAREKIEGCHICTFCMPAEPQVMLGKDKAFTYDYVFDMDSQQESIYTHCTEKLIEGCFEGYNATIFAYGQTGSGKTYTMGTGFDVNICEEELGIIPRAVGHLFRGIEERRQAATEQGKPVPEFKINAQFLELYNEEVLDLFESTRDMDGKRQKSTIKIHEDANGGIYTVGVTTRTVASEAEMMQCLKLGALSRTTASTQMNVQSSRSHAIFTIHLCQVRVCAPDDSGSSETDNRLANGSSEINSEFETLTAKFHFVDLAGSERLKRTGATGDRAKEGISINCGLLALGNVISALGDRSKRSTHVPYRDSKLTRLLQDSLGGNSQTVMIACISPSDRDFMETLSCLNYANRARNIKNKVMVNQDKASQQISALRTDIARLQMELMEYKTGKRMVGEDGMESINDMVHENSMLQTENSNLRIRVKAMQETIDAQRARLTQYLSDQANQALAKVGEGTEEIGNMIQNYIKEIEELRAKLLESEAVNENLRKTLSRANTRSSLYGVGGSFSPAQLAPEREASDIIEMAKKDLEKLKKKERKKKKRLQRLEESHHEVGLASVVKEEVPDNEQERGNDEAEGDDHVSDHEEGEELEGEDEEYEMEGEESSDESDSEELDEKENFQADLANITCEIAIKQKLIDELENSQRRLHTLKQQYEQKLMMLQSKIRDTQLERDKVLHNMGSMETCTEGKAKKIKLEYEKKLSSMNKEMQKLQSAQKEHARLLKNQSQYEKQLKKLNQDVAEMKKTKVGLMRQMKEVQEKNRASECRRNREIATLKKDQRKHEHQLRQLEAQKRQQDLILRRKNEEVTALRKQVRPTSGKVNRKVSLPEPLQDPSHRSILGRPHSAGAAGPNGTPRKYPVRMGSVYTTRTARAKWQSLERRITDIIMQRLTISNMEADMNRLLKQREDLTKRREKVSRKREKIATEGTDTDRSIQSLNEEIDALAANIDYINDSIADCQANIMQMEEAKEEGDTVEVISSCNLSEARFLLDHFLHMAINKGLQAAQKDSQVKMMEGRLKQTEINSATQNQLLFHMLKEKAELNPELDALLGNALQEIGYLVVENGDDSSSDESSTASPATEGSSLASDLLKLCGEAKPRKARRRTTTQMELLYAGSGEFDFSAPLLPPTDAQEGTGDMGTVAGHLRDRELTVSPSALSSRIAGLSGAWSSMGAERRSLERSPLTRRRMLEKGGHPPLDVKEHTPMDPKGHPARETKSHIPTPTPTATEKTKITDTKPTGVVNPVSSPKISHAARLQCVHVAEGHTKPVMCVDCTDDLLFTGSKDRTCKVWNLVTGQEIMSLGDHPSSVVSVRYCSSLVFTVSTAYIKVWDIRDSAKCIRTLTSSGQVSTGDSCVSLRSLSIPPGENQINQISLNPTGSYLYSASGNSVRMWDLRKFVSTGKLTGHLGPVLCLTVDQLGNGQDMVLTGSKDHTLKMFEVTEGVQGSIVSCHNFDPPHQEGIVSLAVQGDSLYSSSRDYCIKKWDLSRKRLVQQVASAHSDWVSALGVVPGCPVVLSADRGGLLKLWHADTLAPLGDLRGHDSPVNGLATNSSQLFTASDDRTVKIWQAKGSLEEGIH, from the exons ACTGGTTCGGGGAAGACCTACACCATGGGCACAGGGTTTGACGTGAACATCTGTGAGGAGGAGCTGGGCATCATTCCCCGGGCAGTCGGGCACCTCTTCAGAGGCATTGAGGAACGACGGCAGGCCGCCACAGAGCAAGGCAAGCCTGTACCCGAGTTCAAGATCAACGCACAGTTCCTGGAG CTGTACAATGAGGAGGTGTTGGATCTGTTTGAATCAACGCGGGACATGGATGGGAAGAGACAGAAGTCCACCATCAAGATTCACGAGGACGCTAATGGAGGCATCTACACTGTGGGAGTCACCACACGCACGGTCGCCTCCGAGGCAGAG ATGATGCAGTGTCTGAAGCTGGGCGCTCTGTCCCGTACCACGGCCAGCACCCAGATGAATGTCCAGAGTTCGCGCTCCCATGCCATCTTCACCATCCACCTGTGCCAAGTCAGAGTCTGCGCTCCGGATGACAGT GGGTCCAGTGAGACAGACAACCGTCTGGCCAACGGTTCCTCTGAGATCAACTCTGAGTTTGAGACGCTGACGGCTAAGTTTCACTTTGTGGACCTGGCCGGGTCCGAGAGACTAAAGAGGACAGGAGCTACCGGGGATAGAGCCAAGGAAGGCATCTCCATCAACTGTGGACTG cttgcGCTGGGTAACGTGATCAGTGCTCTGGGGGACAGGAGTAAGAGGTCCACCCACGTGCCTTACAGGGACTCGAAACTCACCCGGCTACTGCAGGACTCTCTGGGAGGAAACAG TCAAACGGTGATGATAGCTTGTATCAGCCCATCTGACCGGGACTTCATGGAGACACTGAGCTGCCTGAACTACGCTAACCGAGCCAGGAACATTAAGAACAAGGTGATGGTGAACCAGGACAAGGCCTCCCAGCAGATATCAGCTCTCAGGACTGACATTGCCAGGCTACAGATGGAACTGATGGAGTACAAGACG gGCAAGCGTATGGTGGGGGAGGACGGCATGGAGAGCATCAACGACATGGTCCATGAGAACAGCATGCTGCAGACAGAGAACAGCAACCTGAGGATCAGGGTCAAGGCCATGCAGGAGACCATTGACGCTCAGAGGGCCAGACTCACACAGTACCTCAGTGACCAGGCCAACCAGGCTCTGGCCAAAGTGG GTGAGGGGACTGAGGAAATTGGAAATATGATCCAGAACTACATCAAAGAAATCGAGGAGCTCAG AGCCAAGCTTCTGGAGAGTGAGGCAGTGAATGAGAACCTCCGTAAAACCCTGTCCCGTGCCAACACACGTTCATCCCTGTACGGGGTTGGGGGCTCCTTCTCCCCAGCCCAACTCGCCCCGGAGAGAGAGGCCTCTGACATCATCGAAATGGCCAAGAAAGATCTGGAGAAACTcaagaagaaagagaggaagaaaaagaaGAG ACTGCAGCGGCTCGAGGAGAGTCACCATGAGGTTGGGCTTGCCAG TGTGGTCAAGGAGGAGGTACCTGACAACGAACAGGAACGAGGCAACGACGAGGCAGAGGGG GATGACCACGTCAGTGACCACGAGGAAGGAGAGGAGCTGGAGGGAGAAGACGAGGAGtacgagatggagggagaggagagctcGGACGAGTCAGACTCTGAAGAACTGGATGAGAAAG AGAACTTCCAGGCGGACCTGGCCAACATCACGTGTGAGATCGCCATCAAGCAGAAGCTGATCGACGAGCTGGAGAACAGCCAGCGCCGTCTGCACACGCTCAAACAGCAGTACGAACAGAAGCTGATGATGCTGCAGAGCAAGATCCGAGACACACAGCTGGAGAGGGACAAGGTGCTGCACAACATGG GCTCGATGGAGACGTGCACGGAGGGGAAAGCTAAGAAGATCAAGTTAGAATATGAGAAGAAGCTGAGCTCTATGAACAAGGAGATGCAGAAGCTGCAGTCAGCCCAGAAGGAACACGCACGCCTCCTCAAGAACCAATCGCAGTACGAGAAGCAGCTCAAGAAACTCAACCAGGATGTGGCTGAGATGAAGAAAACAAAG GTGGGTCTGATGCGTCAGATGAAGGAGGTGCAGGAGAAAAACAGAGCGTCAGAGTGCCGACGCAACCGAGAGATCGCGACTCTGAAGAAGGACCAGCGCAAACATGAG CACCAACTGAGACAGCTGGAGGCTCAGAAGAGGCAGCAGGACCTGATACTGCGCAGGAAGAATGAGGAG GTGACAGCTCTGAGGAAGCAGGTGAGGCCAACTTCAGGGAAGGTAAACAGAAAGGTGAGCCTACCGGAGCCCCTCCAGGACCCTTCTCACCGCAGCATCCTAGGGAGACCTCACTCTGCTGGGGCAGCAGGCCCCAATGGCACCCCAAG GAAGTACCCGGTGAGGATGGGGAGCGTCTACACCACCAGGACAGCCCGGGCTAAATGGCAGTCTCTGGAGAGAcgcatcactgacatcatcatgCAGAGGCTGACCATCTCCAACATGGAGGCTGATATGAACCGCCTCCTCAAG CAACGTGAGGACCTGACCAAGCGAAGAGAGAAGGTGTCTCGTAAGAGGGAGAAGATCGCCACAGAGGGGACCGACACGGACCGAAGCATCCAGTCTTTGAACGAGGAGATAGACGCCCTGGCGGCCAACATCGACTACATCAACGACAGCATCGCTGACTGTCAGGCCAACATCATGCAGATGGAGGAAGCGAAG gaggagggagacacagTGGAGGTGATCAGCTCCTGTAACCTATCAGAAGCCCGCTTCCTGCTTGATCACTTCCTGCACATGGCCATCAACAAG GGTCTGCAGGCGGCCCAGAAGGATTCCCAGGTGAAGATGATGGAGGGCAGGCTGAAGCAGACAGAGATCAACAGCGCCACTCAGAACCAGCTGCTGTTCCACATGCTGAAGGAGAAAGCTGAACTCAACCCTGAGCTGGACGCTCTGCTGGGCAACGCACTGCAAG AGATAGGTTACCTAGTGGTGG AGAACGGAGATGACAGCAGTAGTGATGAGTCCTCTACCGCCAGCCCAGCCACAGAGGgaag CTCATTGGCCTCTGACCTCCTGAAGCTGTGTGGAGAGGCCAAACCTAGGAAG GCACGCAGAAGGACAACCACGCAGATGGAGCTGCTGTATGCCGGGAGTGGTGAATTTGACTTCTCTGCACCCCTGCTACCCCCGACAGACGCCCAGGAAGGGACAGGGGACATGGGGACAGTAGCAGGACATCTCAGGGACAGGGAACTCACTGTGTCCCCCTCAGCACTGTCCTCCCGGATAGCTGGACT ATCTGGAGCCTGGTCTTCGATGGGAGCTGAGAGGAGATCACTGGAGCGCTCGCCTCTAACACGCAGGAGGATGCTAGAGAAGGGAGGACATCCCCCTTTAGACGTCAAGGAACACACACCTATGGACCCCAAGGGTCACCCGGCGAGAGAGACAAAGTCGCACATACCCACGCCCACGCCCACGGCCACAGAGAAGACCAAAATCACAGACACCAAACCAAC AGGGGTGGTCAACCCTGTGTCATCCCCTAAGATCAGCCATGCTGCCAGGCTACAGTGTGTCCATGTGGCTGAGGGACACACCAAACCTGTCATGTGTGTCGACTGCACTGATGACCTGCTCTTCACTGGCTCTAAAG atCGTACGTGTAAGGTGTGGAACCTGGTGACTGGTCAAGAGATCATGTCTCTGGGAGATCATCCCAGCAGTGTGGTGTCTGTTAGATACTGTTCCAGCCTGGTCTTCACTGTCTCCACCGCTTACATCAAGGTCTGGGACATCCGAGACTCCGCCAAGTGCATACGCACACTCAC GTCATCGGGCCAGGTGAGTACAGGGGACAGCTGTGTGTCTCTCAGGTCCCTGTCCATCCCTCCAGGAGAGAACCAGATCAACCAGATTTCTCTGAACCCCACGGGATCCTACCTCTACTCCGCCTCGGGCAACTCAGTCCGCATGTGGGACCTCAGGAA GTTTGTGTCTACTGGGAAGCTGACGGGTCACCTGGGCCCGGTCTTGTGTCTGACCGTCGACCAGTTGGGCAACGGTCAAGACATGGTCCTAACGGGGTCCAAGGACCACACCCTGAAGATGTTTGAGGTGACAGAGGGTGTCCAGGGCAGCATTGTGTCCTGTCACAACTTTGATCCGCCACACCAGGAGGGTATCGTCTCTCTGGCTGTTCAGGGGGACAGCCTCTACAGCAGCTCCAGAGACTACTGCATCAAGAAGTGGGACCTGTCCCGGAAACGACTAGTACAG CAGGTGGCGAGTGCCCACTCTGACTGGGTAAGTGCGCTGGGTGTGGTGCCAGGGTGCCCGGTAGTGCTGAGTGCAGACAGGGGAGGTCTGCTGAAGCTGTGGCACGCTGATACCCTGGCACCGCTTGGAGACCTGAGGGGACACGACAGCCCTGTGAATGGACTGGCTACCAACAGCAGCCAGCTATTCACTGCCTCAGA TGACCGGACGGTGAAGATTTGGCAAGCAAAGGGTTCTTTGGAGGAAGGCATCCATTGA
- the LOC139392660 gene encoding kinesin-like protein KIF21A isoform X2, with product MSGQDESSVRVALRIRPQLAREKIEGCHICTFCMPAEPQVMLGKDKAFTYDYVFDMDSQQESIYTHCTEKLIEGCFEGYNATIFAYGQTGSGKTYTMGTGFDVNICEEELGIIPRAVGHLFRGIEERRQAATEQGKPVPEFKINAQFLELYNEEVLDLFESTRDMDGKRQKSTIKIHEDANGGIYTVGVTTRTVASEAEMMQCLKLGALSRTTASTQMNVQSSRSHAIFTIHLCQVRVCAPDDSGSSETDNRLANGSSEINSEFETLTAKFHFVDLAGSERLKRTGATGDRAKEGISINCGLLALGNVISALGDRSKRSTHVPYRDSKLTRLLQDSLGGNSQTVMIACISPSDRDFMETLSCLNYANRARNIKNKVMVNQDKASQQISALRTDIARLQMELMEYKTGKRMVGEDGMESINDMVHENSMLQTENSNLRIRVKAMQETIDAQRARLTQYLSDQANQALAKVGEGTEEIGNMIQNYIKEIEELRAKLLESEAVNENLRKTLSRANTRSSLYGVGGSFSPAQLAPEREASDIIEMAKKDLEKLKKKERKKKKRLQRLEESHHEVGLASVVKEEVPDNEQERGNDEAEGDDHVSDHEEGEELEGEDEEYEMEGEESSDESDSEELDEKENFQADLANITCEIAIKQKLIDELENSQRRLHTLKQQYEQKLMMLQSKIRDTQLERDKVLHNMGSMETCTEGKAKKIKLEYEKKLSSMNKEMQKLQSAQKEHARLLKNQSQYEKQLKKLNQDVAEMKKTKVGLMRQMKEVQEKNRASECRRNREIATLKKDQRKHEHQLRQLEAQKRQQDLILRRKNEEVTALRKQVRPTSGKVNRKVSLPEPLQDPSHRSILGRPHSAGAAGPNGTPRKYPVRMGSVYTTRTARAKWQSLERRITDIIMQRLTISNMEADMNRLLKQREDLTKRREKVSRKREKIATEGTDTDRSIQSLNEEIDALAANIDYINDSIADCQANIMQMEEAKEEGDTVEVISSCNLSEARFLLDHFLHMAINKGLQAAQKDSQVKMMEGRLKQTEINSATQNQLLFHMLKEKAELNPELDALLGNALQENGDDSSSDESSTASPATEGSSLASDLLKLCGEAKPRKARRRTTTQMELLYAGSGEFDFSAPLLPPTDAQEGTGDMGTVAGHLRDRELTVSPSALSSRIAGLSGAWSSMGAERRSLERSPLTRRRMLEKGGHPPLDVKEHTPMDPKGHPARETKSHIPTPTPTATEKTKITDTKPTGVVNPVSSPKISHAARLQCVHVAEGHTKPVMCVDCTDDLLFTGSKDRTCKVWNLVTGQEIMSLGDHPSSVVSVRYCSSLVFTVSTAYIKVWDIRDSAKCIRTLTSSGQVSTGDSCVSLRSLSIPPGENQINQISLNPTGSYLYSASGNSVRMWDLRKFVSTGKLTGHLGPVLCLTVDQLGNGQDMVLTGSKDHTLKMFEVTEGVQGSIVSCHNFDPPHQEGIVSLAVQGDSLYSSSRDYCIKKWDLSRKRLVQQVASAHSDWVSALGVVPGCPVVLSADRGGLLKLWHADTLAPLGDLRGHDSPVNGLATNSSQLFTASDDRTVKIWQAKGSLEEGIH from the exons ACTGGTTCGGGGAAGACCTACACCATGGGCACAGGGTTTGACGTGAACATCTGTGAGGAGGAGCTGGGCATCATTCCCCGGGCAGTCGGGCACCTCTTCAGAGGCATTGAGGAACGACGGCAGGCCGCCACAGAGCAAGGCAAGCCTGTACCCGAGTTCAAGATCAACGCACAGTTCCTGGAG CTGTACAATGAGGAGGTGTTGGATCTGTTTGAATCAACGCGGGACATGGATGGGAAGAGACAGAAGTCCACCATCAAGATTCACGAGGACGCTAATGGAGGCATCTACACTGTGGGAGTCACCACACGCACGGTCGCCTCCGAGGCAGAG ATGATGCAGTGTCTGAAGCTGGGCGCTCTGTCCCGTACCACGGCCAGCACCCAGATGAATGTCCAGAGTTCGCGCTCCCATGCCATCTTCACCATCCACCTGTGCCAAGTCAGAGTCTGCGCTCCGGATGACAGT GGGTCCAGTGAGACAGACAACCGTCTGGCCAACGGTTCCTCTGAGATCAACTCTGAGTTTGAGACGCTGACGGCTAAGTTTCACTTTGTGGACCTGGCCGGGTCCGAGAGACTAAAGAGGACAGGAGCTACCGGGGATAGAGCCAAGGAAGGCATCTCCATCAACTGTGGACTG cttgcGCTGGGTAACGTGATCAGTGCTCTGGGGGACAGGAGTAAGAGGTCCACCCACGTGCCTTACAGGGACTCGAAACTCACCCGGCTACTGCAGGACTCTCTGGGAGGAAACAG TCAAACGGTGATGATAGCTTGTATCAGCCCATCTGACCGGGACTTCATGGAGACACTGAGCTGCCTGAACTACGCTAACCGAGCCAGGAACATTAAGAACAAGGTGATGGTGAACCAGGACAAGGCCTCCCAGCAGATATCAGCTCTCAGGACTGACATTGCCAGGCTACAGATGGAACTGATGGAGTACAAGACG gGCAAGCGTATGGTGGGGGAGGACGGCATGGAGAGCATCAACGACATGGTCCATGAGAACAGCATGCTGCAGACAGAGAACAGCAACCTGAGGATCAGGGTCAAGGCCATGCAGGAGACCATTGACGCTCAGAGGGCCAGACTCACACAGTACCTCAGTGACCAGGCCAACCAGGCTCTGGCCAAAGTGG GTGAGGGGACTGAGGAAATTGGAAATATGATCCAGAACTACATCAAAGAAATCGAGGAGCTCAG AGCCAAGCTTCTGGAGAGTGAGGCAGTGAATGAGAACCTCCGTAAAACCCTGTCCCGTGCCAACACACGTTCATCCCTGTACGGGGTTGGGGGCTCCTTCTCCCCAGCCCAACTCGCCCCGGAGAGAGAGGCCTCTGACATCATCGAAATGGCCAAGAAAGATCTGGAGAAACTcaagaagaaagagaggaagaaaaagaaGAG ACTGCAGCGGCTCGAGGAGAGTCACCATGAGGTTGGGCTTGCCAG TGTGGTCAAGGAGGAGGTACCTGACAACGAACAGGAACGAGGCAACGACGAGGCAGAGGGG GATGACCACGTCAGTGACCACGAGGAAGGAGAGGAGCTGGAGGGAGAAGACGAGGAGtacgagatggagggagaggagagctcGGACGAGTCAGACTCTGAAGAACTGGATGAGAAAG AGAACTTCCAGGCGGACCTGGCCAACATCACGTGTGAGATCGCCATCAAGCAGAAGCTGATCGACGAGCTGGAGAACAGCCAGCGCCGTCTGCACACGCTCAAACAGCAGTACGAACAGAAGCTGATGATGCTGCAGAGCAAGATCCGAGACACACAGCTGGAGAGGGACAAGGTGCTGCACAACATGG GCTCGATGGAGACGTGCACGGAGGGGAAAGCTAAGAAGATCAAGTTAGAATATGAGAAGAAGCTGAGCTCTATGAACAAGGAGATGCAGAAGCTGCAGTCAGCCCAGAAGGAACACGCACGCCTCCTCAAGAACCAATCGCAGTACGAGAAGCAGCTCAAGAAACTCAACCAGGATGTGGCTGAGATGAAGAAAACAAAG GTGGGTCTGATGCGTCAGATGAAGGAGGTGCAGGAGAAAAACAGAGCGTCAGAGTGCCGACGCAACCGAGAGATCGCGACTCTGAAGAAGGACCAGCGCAAACATGAG CACCAACTGAGACAGCTGGAGGCTCAGAAGAGGCAGCAGGACCTGATACTGCGCAGGAAGAATGAGGAG GTGACAGCTCTGAGGAAGCAGGTGAGGCCAACTTCAGGGAAGGTAAACAGAAAGGTGAGCCTACCGGAGCCCCTCCAGGACCCTTCTCACCGCAGCATCCTAGGGAGACCTCACTCTGCTGGGGCAGCAGGCCCCAATGGCACCCCAAG GAAGTACCCGGTGAGGATGGGGAGCGTCTACACCACCAGGACAGCCCGGGCTAAATGGCAGTCTCTGGAGAGAcgcatcactgacatcatcatgCAGAGGCTGACCATCTCCAACATGGAGGCTGATATGAACCGCCTCCTCAAG CAACGTGAGGACCTGACCAAGCGAAGAGAGAAGGTGTCTCGTAAGAGGGAGAAGATCGCCACAGAGGGGACCGACACGGACCGAAGCATCCAGTCTTTGAACGAGGAGATAGACGCCCTGGCGGCCAACATCGACTACATCAACGACAGCATCGCTGACTGTCAGGCCAACATCATGCAGATGGAGGAAGCGAAG gaggagggagacacagTGGAGGTGATCAGCTCCTGTAACCTATCAGAAGCCCGCTTCCTGCTTGATCACTTCCTGCACATGGCCATCAACAAG GGTCTGCAGGCGGCCCAGAAGGATTCCCAGGTGAAGATGATGGAGGGCAGGCTGAAGCAGACAGAGATCAACAGCGCCACTCAGAACCAGCTGCTGTTCCACATGCTGAAGGAGAAAGCTGAACTCAACCCTGAGCTGGACGCTCTGCTGGGCAACGCACTGCAAG AGAACGGAGATGACAGCAGTAGTGATGAGTCCTCTACCGCCAGCCCAGCCACAGAGGgaag CTCATTGGCCTCTGACCTCCTGAAGCTGTGTGGAGAGGCCAAACCTAGGAAG GCACGCAGAAGGACAACCACGCAGATGGAGCTGCTGTATGCCGGGAGTGGTGAATTTGACTTCTCTGCACCCCTGCTACCCCCGACAGACGCCCAGGAAGGGACAGGGGACATGGGGACAGTAGCAGGACATCTCAGGGACAGGGAACTCACTGTGTCCCCCTCAGCACTGTCCTCCCGGATAGCTGGACT ATCTGGAGCCTGGTCTTCGATGGGAGCTGAGAGGAGATCACTGGAGCGCTCGCCTCTAACACGCAGGAGGATGCTAGAGAAGGGAGGACATCCCCCTTTAGACGTCAAGGAACACACACCTATGGACCCCAAGGGTCACCCGGCGAGAGAGACAAAGTCGCACATACCCACGCCCACGCCCACGGCCACAGAGAAGACCAAAATCACAGACACCAAACCAAC AGGGGTGGTCAACCCTGTGTCATCCCCTAAGATCAGCCATGCTGCCAGGCTACAGTGTGTCCATGTGGCTGAGGGACACACCAAACCTGTCATGTGTGTCGACTGCACTGATGACCTGCTCTTCACTGGCTCTAAAG atCGTACGTGTAAGGTGTGGAACCTGGTGACTGGTCAAGAGATCATGTCTCTGGGAGATCATCCCAGCAGTGTGGTGTCTGTTAGATACTGTTCCAGCCTGGTCTTCACTGTCTCCACCGCTTACATCAAGGTCTGGGACATCCGAGACTCCGCCAAGTGCATACGCACACTCAC GTCATCGGGCCAGGTGAGTACAGGGGACAGCTGTGTGTCTCTCAGGTCCCTGTCCATCCCTCCAGGAGAGAACCAGATCAACCAGATTTCTCTGAACCCCACGGGATCCTACCTCTACTCCGCCTCGGGCAACTCAGTCCGCATGTGGGACCTCAGGAA GTTTGTGTCTACTGGGAAGCTGACGGGTCACCTGGGCCCGGTCTTGTGTCTGACCGTCGACCAGTTGGGCAACGGTCAAGACATGGTCCTAACGGGGTCCAAGGACCACACCCTGAAGATGTTTGAGGTGACAGAGGGTGTCCAGGGCAGCATTGTGTCCTGTCACAACTTTGATCCGCCACACCAGGAGGGTATCGTCTCTCTGGCTGTTCAGGGGGACAGCCTCTACAGCAGCTCCAGAGACTACTGCATCAAGAAGTGGGACCTGTCCCGGAAACGACTAGTACAG CAGGTGGCGAGTGCCCACTCTGACTGGGTAAGTGCGCTGGGTGTGGTGCCAGGGTGCCCGGTAGTGCTGAGTGCAGACAGGGGAGGTCTGCTGAAGCTGTGGCACGCTGATACCCTGGCACCGCTTGGAGACCTGAGGGGACACGACAGCCCTGTGAATGGACTGGCTACCAACAGCAGCCAGCTATTCACTGCCTCAGA TGACCGGACGGTGAAGATTTGGCAAGCAAAGGGTTCTTTGGAGGAAGGCATCCATTGA